In Drosophila subpulchrella strain 33 F10 #4 breed RU33 chromosome 3R, RU_Dsub_v1.1 Primary Assembly, whole genome shotgun sequence, the following are encoded in one genomic region:
- the LOC119553661 gene encoding filamin-A isoform X9, producing MPLNFKSSFSIVTHQAEVRMPSGKVDKPVIQDNRDGTVSVKYDPREEGSHELVVKYNGEPVQGSPFKFHVDSITSGYVTAYGPGLTHGVTGEPANFTISTKGASAGGLTMAVEGPSKADINYHDNKDGTVSVQYLPTAPGEYQVSVRFGDKHIKGSPYFAKITGEGRKRNQISVGSCSEVTMPGDITDDDLRALNASIQAPSGLEEPCFLKRMPTGNIGISFTPREIGEHLVSVKRLGKHINNSPFKVTVCEREVGDAKKVKVTGAGLKEGQTHADNVFSVDTRNAGFGGLSVSIEGPSKAEIQCTDKDDGTLNISYKPTEPGYYIVNLKFADHHVEGSPFTVKVAGEGSNRKREKIQRERDAVPITEIGSQCKLTFKMPGITSFDLAACVTSPSNVTEDAEIQEVEDGLYAVHFVPKELGVHTVSVRYSEMHIPGSPFQFTVGPLRDSGSHLVKAGGSGLERGVVGEAAEFNVWTREAGGGSLAISVEGPSKADIEFKDRKDGSCDVSYKVTEPGEYRVGLKFNDRHIPDSPFKVYVSPDAGDAHKLEVQQFPQGNIQADAPYQFMVRKNGAKGELDAKIVAPSGTDDDCFIQVIDGEMYSVRFYPRENGIHAIHVKFNGVHIPDSPFRIKVGKDVADPAAVHASGNGLDEVKTGHKADFIINTCNAGVGTLAVSIDGPSKVAMDCTEVEEGYKVRYTPLLPGEHYITVKYNNMHIVGSPFKVNATGDKLADEGAQETSTVIVETVQKVAKGGKNTGVHLPTFKSDATKVVSKGMGLKKAYIGKQNQFSICATDAGNNILYVGMYGPKGPCEEFHVKHAGHNNYNVQYLVRDRGQYVLLIKWGEEHIPGSPFQIDV from the exons ATGCCATTGAATTTCAAATCATCGTTTTCAATTGTTACACATCAAG CTGAAGTCAGAATGCCGAGCGGTAAAGTAGACAAACCCGTGATCCAGGACAACCGTGATGGTACCGTCTCGGTGAAGTACGATCCCCGCGAGGAGGGATCCCATGAGCTGGTGGTCAAATACAACGGAGAACCCGTGCAAG GATCTCCCTTCAAATTCCACGTTGACTCAATCACCTCCGGCTATGTGACGGCCTATGGACCTGGCTTGACTCACGGAGTCACCGGTGAGCCGGCCAACTTCACCATCTCCACCAAGGGAGCCAGCGCCGGTGGCCTGACCATGGCCGTGGAAGGACCCAGCAAGGCTGAC ATCAACTACCACGACAACAAAGACGGCACTGTCTCCGTGCAATACCTGCCCACTGCCCCTGGCGAATACCAGGTATCCGTTCGCTTCGGCGATAAGCACATCAAGGGATCGCCGTACTTTGCCAAGATCACCGGCGAGGGACGCAAGCGCAACCAGATCTCGGTGGGCTCCTGCTCCGAGGTCACCATGCCCGGCGACATCACCGACGATGATCTGCGCGCCCTGAACGCATCGATCCAGGCACCCAGCGGCCTGGAGGAGCCCTGCTTCCTGAAGCGCATGCCCACGGGCAACATTGGCATCTCGTTCACGCCCCGTGAGATCGGCGAGCACCTGGTGTCGGTGAAGCGTCTGGGCAAGCACATCAACAACTCTCCCTTTAAGGTCACCGTGTGCGAGCGCGAGGTGGGCGACGCCAAGAAGGTCAAGGTTACCGGCGCTGGCCTCAAAGAGGGTCAAACTCATGCCGACAACGTATTCTCCGTGGATACACGCAACGCCGGCTTCGGCGGTCTGTCGGTCTCCATCGAGGGTCCCAGCAAGGCGGAGATCCAGTGCACTGACAAGGACGACGGCACCCTTAACATCTCTTACAAGCCCACAGAGCCGGGCTATTACATTGTGAACCTAAAGTTCGCCGATCACCATGTGGAGGGATCTCCCTTTACCGTCAAGGTTGCCGGCGAGGGCAGCAACCGCAAGCGTGAGAAGATCCAGCGGGAGCGCGATGCTGTCCCCATCACGGAGATTGGCAGCCAGTGCAAGCTGACGTTCAAGATGCCCGGCATCACCTCTTTCGATCTGGCCGCCTGCGTCACCTCGCCCAGCAATGTGACTGAGGATGCGGAGATCCAGGAGGTGGAGGATGGCCTCTACGCCGTGCACTTTGTGCCCAAGGAGTTGGGCGTGCACACGGTGTCGGTGCGCTACTCCGAGATGCACATACCCGGCTCGCCCTTCCAGTTCACCGTGGGTCCATTGCGCGATTCCGGCAGCCATCTGGTCAAGGCCGGAGGTTCCGGACTGGAACGCGGCGTCGTCGGCGAAGCGGCCGAGTTTAATGTTTGGACCCGCGAGGCGGGCGGCGGTTCCCTAGCCATTTCCGTTGAGGGTCCCAGCAAGGCTGACATCGAGTTCAAGGACCGCAAGGACGGCAGCTGCGATGTGTCCTACAAGGTCACCGAACCCGGAGAGTACCGCGTGGGTCTTAAGTTCAACGACCGCCACATACCCGACTCGCCCTTCAAGGTGTACGTGTCGCCGGATGCGGGCGATGCCCACAAGCTGGAGGTTCAGCAGTTCCCGCAGGGCAACATCCAGGCCGACGCTCCGTACCAGTTCATGGTGCGCAAGAATGGCGCCAAGGGTGAGCTGGATGCCAAGATCGTGGCTCCCTCCGGAACGGACGATGATTGCTTCATCCAGGTGATCGACGGCGAGATGTACTCGGTGCGTTTCTATCCACGCGAGAACGGTATCCATGCCATCCACGTTAAGTTCAACGGCGTCCACATACCCGACTCGCCGTTCAGAATCAAGGTGGGCAAGGATGTGGCCGATCCGGCTGCCGTGCACGCCAGCGGCAACGGCCTGGACGAGGTGAAGACTGGACACAAGGCCGACTTTATTATCAACACCTGCAACGCCGGCGTTGGCACGCTGGCCGTCTCTATCGACGGACCCTCCAAGGTGGCCATGGACTGCACGGAGGTTGAGGAGGGCTACAAGGTCCGCTACACTCCCCTGCTGCCCGGCGAGCACTATATTACGGTGAAGTACAACAACATGCACATCGTGGGCTCGCCATTCAAGGTGAACGCCACCGGCGACAAGTTGGCAGATGAGGGCGCCCAGGAGACGTCGACGGTGATCGTGGAGACGGTCCAAAAGGTGGCCAAGGGCGGCAAGAACACGGGCGTCCATCTGCCCACCTTCAAGTCGGATGCCACCAAGGTGGTGTCCAAGGGCATGGGACTAAAGAAGGCCTACATTGGCAAGCAGAACCAGTTCAGCATCTGTGCCACCGATGCGG GCAACAACATCCTGTACGTGGGCATGTACGGACCAAAGGGACCCTGCGAGGAGTTCCACGTGAAGCACGCTGGCCACAACAACTACAATGTGCAGTATCTGGTGCGCGACCGCGGCCAGTACGTGCTCCTAATCAAGTGGGGCGAGGAGCATATACCCGGCTCCCCATTCCAGATCGATGTGTAG
- the LOC119553661 gene encoding filamin-A isoform X10 produces the protein MPSGKVDKPVIQDNRDGTVSVKYDPREEGSHELVVKYNGEPVQGSPFKFHVDSITSGYVTAYGPGLTHGVTGEPANFTISTKGASAGGLTMAVEGPSKADINYHDNKDGTVSVQYLPTAPGEYQVSVRFGDKHIKGSPYFAKITGEGRKRNQISVGSCSEVTMPGDITDDDLRALNASIQAPSGLEEPCFLKRMPTGNIGISFTPREIGEHLVSVKRLGKHINNSPFKVTVCEREVGDAKKVKVTGAGLKEGQTHADNVFSVDTRNAGFGGLSVSIEGPSKAEIQCTDKDDGTLNISYKPTEPGYYIVNLKFADHHVEGSPFTVKVAGEGSNRKREKIQRERDAVPITEIGSQCKLTFKMPGITSFDLAACVTSPSNVTEDAEIQEVEDGLYAVHFVPKELGVHTVSVRYSEMHIPGSPFQFTVGPLRDSGSHLVKAGGSGLERGVVGEAAEFNVWTREAGGGSLAISVEGPSKADIEFKDRKDGSCDVSYKVTEPGEYRVGLKFNDRHIPDSPFKVYVSPDAGDAHKLEVQQFPQGNIQADAPYQFMVRKNGAKGELDAKIVAPSGTDDDCFIQVIDGEMYSVRFYPRENGIHAIHVKFNGVHIPDSPFRIKVGKDVADPAAVHASGNGLDEVKTGHKADFIINTCNAGVGTLAVSIDGPSKVAMDCTEVEEGYKVRYTPLLPGEHYITVKYNNMHIVGSPFKVNATGDKLADEGAQETSTVIVETVQKVAKGGKNTGVHLPTFKSDATKVVSKGMGLKKAYIGKQNQFSICATDAGNNILYVGMYGPKGPCEEFHVKHAGHNNYNVQYLVRDRGQYVLLIKWGEEHIPGSPFQIDV, from the exons ATGCCGAGCGGTAAAGTAGACAAACCCGTGATCCAGGACAACCGTGATGGTACCGTCTCGGTGAAGTACGATCCCCGCGAGGAGGGATCCCATGAGCTGGTGGTCAAATACAACGGAGAACCCGTGCAAG GATCTCCCTTCAAATTCCACGTTGACTCAATCACCTCCGGCTATGTGACGGCCTATGGACCTGGCTTGACTCACGGAGTCACCGGTGAGCCGGCCAACTTCACCATCTCCACCAAGGGAGCCAGCGCCGGTGGCCTGACCATGGCCGTGGAAGGACCCAGCAAGGCTGAC ATCAACTACCACGACAACAAAGACGGCACTGTCTCCGTGCAATACCTGCCCACTGCCCCTGGCGAATACCAGGTATCCGTTCGCTTCGGCGATAAGCACATCAAGGGATCGCCGTACTTTGCCAAGATCACCGGCGAGGGACGCAAGCGCAACCAGATCTCGGTGGGCTCCTGCTCCGAGGTCACCATGCCCGGCGACATCACCGACGATGATCTGCGCGCCCTGAACGCATCGATCCAGGCACCCAGCGGCCTGGAGGAGCCCTGCTTCCTGAAGCGCATGCCCACGGGCAACATTGGCATCTCGTTCACGCCCCGTGAGATCGGCGAGCACCTGGTGTCGGTGAAGCGTCTGGGCAAGCACATCAACAACTCTCCCTTTAAGGTCACCGTGTGCGAGCGCGAGGTGGGCGACGCCAAGAAGGTCAAGGTTACCGGCGCTGGCCTCAAAGAGGGTCAAACTCATGCCGACAACGTATTCTCCGTGGATACACGCAACGCCGGCTTCGGCGGTCTGTCGGTCTCCATCGAGGGTCCCAGCAAGGCGGAGATCCAGTGCACTGACAAGGACGACGGCACCCTTAACATCTCTTACAAGCCCACAGAGCCGGGCTATTACATTGTGAACCTAAAGTTCGCCGATCACCATGTGGAGGGATCTCCCTTTACCGTCAAGGTTGCCGGCGAGGGCAGCAACCGCAAGCGTGAGAAGATCCAGCGGGAGCGCGATGCTGTCCCCATCACGGAGATTGGCAGCCAGTGCAAGCTGACGTTCAAGATGCCCGGCATCACCTCTTTCGATCTGGCCGCCTGCGTCACCTCGCCCAGCAATGTGACTGAGGATGCGGAGATCCAGGAGGTGGAGGATGGCCTCTACGCCGTGCACTTTGTGCCCAAGGAGTTGGGCGTGCACACGGTGTCGGTGCGCTACTCCGAGATGCACATACCCGGCTCGCCCTTCCAGTTCACCGTGGGTCCATTGCGCGATTCCGGCAGCCATCTGGTCAAGGCCGGAGGTTCCGGACTGGAACGCGGCGTCGTCGGCGAAGCGGCCGAGTTTAATGTTTGGACCCGCGAGGCGGGCGGCGGTTCCCTAGCCATTTCCGTTGAGGGTCCCAGCAAGGCTGACATCGAGTTCAAGGACCGCAAGGACGGCAGCTGCGATGTGTCCTACAAGGTCACCGAACCCGGAGAGTACCGCGTGGGTCTTAAGTTCAACGACCGCCACATACCCGACTCGCCCTTCAAGGTGTACGTGTCGCCGGATGCGGGCGATGCCCACAAGCTGGAGGTTCAGCAGTTCCCGCAGGGCAACATCCAGGCCGACGCTCCGTACCAGTTCATGGTGCGCAAGAATGGCGCCAAGGGTGAGCTGGATGCCAAGATCGTGGCTCCCTCCGGAACGGACGATGATTGCTTCATCCAGGTGATCGACGGCGAGATGTACTCGGTGCGTTTCTATCCACGCGAGAACGGTATCCATGCCATCCACGTTAAGTTCAACGGCGTCCACATACCCGACTCGCCGTTCAGAATCAAGGTGGGCAAGGATGTGGCCGATCCGGCTGCCGTGCACGCCAGCGGCAACGGCCTGGACGAGGTGAAGACTGGACACAAGGCCGACTTTATTATCAACACCTGCAACGCCGGCGTTGGCACGCTGGCCGTCTCTATCGACGGACCCTCCAAGGTGGCCATGGACTGCACGGAGGTTGAGGAGGGCTACAAGGTCCGCTACACTCCCCTGCTGCCCGGCGAGCACTATATTACGGTGAAGTACAACAACATGCACATCGTGGGCTCGCCATTCAAGGTGAACGCCACCGGCGACAAGTTGGCAGATGAGGGCGCCCAGGAGACGTCGACGGTGATCGTGGAGACGGTCCAAAAGGTGGCCAAGGGCGGCAAGAACACGGGCGTCCATCTGCCCACCTTCAAGTCGGATGCCACCAAGGTGGTGTCCAAGGGCATGGGACTAAAGAAGGCCTACATTGGCAAGCAGAACCAGTTCAGCATCTGTGCCACCGATGCGG GCAACAACATCCTGTACGTGGGCATGTACGGACCAAAGGGACCCTGCGAGGAGTTCCACGTGAAGCACGCTGGCCACAACAACTACAATGTGCAGTATCTGGTGCGCGACCGCGGCCAGTACGTGCTCCTAATCAAGTGGGGCGAGGAGCATATACCCGGCTCCCCATTCCAGATCGATGTGTAG
- the LOC119553661 gene encoding filamin-A isoform X8: MHFSWLTEKPPTPLATWADHSYFFRPQYYKVTVSERDHPERTNVYFNETIIPENQGLNGSDFMPLNFKSSFSIVTHQAEVRMPSGKVDKPVIQDNRDGTVSVKYDPREEGSHELVVKYNGEPVQGSPFKFHVDSITSGYVTAYGPGLTHGVTGEPANFTISTKGASAGGLTMAVEGPSKADINYHDNKDGTVSVQYLPTAPGEYQVSVRFGDKHIKGSPYFAKITGEGRKRNQISVGSCSEVTMPGDITDDDLRALNASIQAPSGLEEPCFLKRMPTGNIGISFTPREIGEHLVSVKRLGKHINNSPFKVTVCEREVGDAKKVKVTGAGLKEGQTHADNVFSVDTRNAGFGGLSVSIEGPSKAEIQCTDKDDGTLNISYKPTEPGYYIVNLKFADHHVEGSPFTVKVAGEGSNRKREKIQRERDAVPITEIGSQCKLTFKMPGITSFDLAACVTSPSNVTEDAEIQEVEDGLYAVHFVPKELGVHTVSVRYSEMHIPGSPFQFTVGPLRDSGSHLVKAGGSGLERGVVGEAAEFNVWTREAGGGSLAISVEGPSKADIEFKDRKDGSCDVSYKVTEPGEYRVGLKFNDRHIPDSPFKVYVSPDAGDAHKLEVQQFPQGNIQADAPYQFMVRKNGAKGELDAKIVAPSGTDDDCFIQVIDGEMYSVRFYPRENGIHAIHVKFNGVHIPDSPFRIKVGKDVADPAAVHASGNGLDEVKTGHKADFIINTCNAGVGTLAVSIDGPSKVAMDCTEVEEGYKVRYTPLLPGEHYITVKYNNMHIVGSPFKVNATGDKLADEGAQETSTVIVETVQKVAKGGKNTGVHLPTFKSDATKVVSKGMGLKKAYIGKQNQFSICATDAGNNILYVGMYGPKGPCEEFHVKHAGHNNYNVQYLVRDRGQYVLLIKWGEEHIPGSPFQIDV, from the exons ATGCACTTCAGTTGGTTGACGGAGAAACCGCCCACGCCGCTTGCCACCTGGGCCGATCACTCGTACTTCTTCCGGCCGCAGTACTATAAGGTGACCGTATCCGAGCGCGATCATCCCGAGCGGACGAACGTCTACTTCAATGAGACCATCATACCGGAGAACCAAGGACTAAATGGTTCAGATTTTATGCCATTGAATTTCAAATCATCGTTTTCAATTGTTACACATCAAG CTGAAGTCAGAATGCCGAGCGGTAAAGTAGACAAACCCGTGATCCAGGACAACCGTGATGGTACCGTCTCGGTGAAGTACGATCCCCGCGAGGAGGGATCCCATGAGCTGGTGGTCAAATACAACGGAGAACCCGTGCAAG GATCTCCCTTCAAATTCCACGTTGACTCAATCACCTCCGGCTATGTGACGGCCTATGGACCTGGCTTGACTCACGGAGTCACCGGTGAGCCGGCCAACTTCACCATCTCCACCAAGGGAGCCAGCGCCGGTGGCCTGACCATGGCCGTGGAAGGACCCAGCAAGGCTGAC ATCAACTACCACGACAACAAAGACGGCACTGTCTCCGTGCAATACCTGCCCACTGCCCCTGGCGAATACCAGGTATCCGTTCGCTTCGGCGATAAGCACATCAAGGGATCGCCGTACTTTGCCAAGATCACCGGCGAGGGACGCAAGCGCAACCAGATCTCGGTGGGCTCCTGCTCCGAGGTCACCATGCCCGGCGACATCACCGACGATGATCTGCGCGCCCTGAACGCATCGATCCAGGCACCCAGCGGCCTGGAGGAGCCCTGCTTCCTGAAGCGCATGCCCACGGGCAACATTGGCATCTCGTTCACGCCCCGTGAGATCGGCGAGCACCTGGTGTCGGTGAAGCGTCTGGGCAAGCACATCAACAACTCTCCCTTTAAGGTCACCGTGTGCGAGCGCGAGGTGGGCGACGCCAAGAAGGTCAAGGTTACCGGCGCTGGCCTCAAAGAGGGTCAAACTCATGCCGACAACGTATTCTCCGTGGATACACGCAACGCCGGCTTCGGCGGTCTGTCGGTCTCCATCGAGGGTCCCAGCAAGGCGGAGATCCAGTGCACTGACAAGGACGACGGCACCCTTAACATCTCTTACAAGCCCACAGAGCCGGGCTATTACATTGTGAACCTAAAGTTCGCCGATCACCATGTGGAGGGATCTCCCTTTACCGTCAAGGTTGCCGGCGAGGGCAGCAACCGCAAGCGTGAGAAGATCCAGCGGGAGCGCGATGCTGTCCCCATCACGGAGATTGGCAGCCAGTGCAAGCTGACGTTCAAGATGCCCGGCATCACCTCTTTCGATCTGGCCGCCTGCGTCACCTCGCCCAGCAATGTGACTGAGGATGCGGAGATCCAGGAGGTGGAGGATGGCCTCTACGCCGTGCACTTTGTGCCCAAGGAGTTGGGCGTGCACACGGTGTCGGTGCGCTACTCCGAGATGCACATACCCGGCTCGCCCTTCCAGTTCACCGTGGGTCCATTGCGCGATTCCGGCAGCCATCTGGTCAAGGCCGGAGGTTCCGGACTGGAACGCGGCGTCGTCGGCGAAGCGGCCGAGTTTAATGTTTGGACCCGCGAGGCGGGCGGCGGTTCCCTAGCCATTTCCGTTGAGGGTCCCAGCAAGGCTGACATCGAGTTCAAGGACCGCAAGGACGGCAGCTGCGATGTGTCCTACAAGGTCACCGAACCCGGAGAGTACCGCGTGGGTCTTAAGTTCAACGACCGCCACATACCCGACTCGCCCTTCAAGGTGTACGTGTCGCCGGATGCGGGCGATGCCCACAAGCTGGAGGTTCAGCAGTTCCCGCAGGGCAACATCCAGGCCGACGCTCCGTACCAGTTCATGGTGCGCAAGAATGGCGCCAAGGGTGAGCTGGATGCCAAGATCGTGGCTCCCTCCGGAACGGACGATGATTGCTTCATCCAGGTGATCGACGGCGAGATGTACTCGGTGCGTTTCTATCCACGCGAGAACGGTATCCATGCCATCCACGTTAAGTTCAACGGCGTCCACATACCCGACTCGCCGTTCAGAATCAAGGTGGGCAAGGATGTGGCCGATCCGGCTGCCGTGCACGCCAGCGGCAACGGCCTGGACGAGGTGAAGACTGGACACAAGGCCGACTTTATTATCAACACCTGCAACGCCGGCGTTGGCACGCTGGCCGTCTCTATCGACGGACCCTCCAAGGTGGCCATGGACTGCACGGAGGTTGAGGAGGGCTACAAGGTCCGCTACACTCCCCTGCTGCCCGGCGAGCACTATATTACGGTGAAGTACAACAACATGCACATCGTGGGCTCGCCATTCAAGGTGAACGCCACCGGCGACAAGTTGGCAGATGAGGGCGCCCAGGAGACGTCGACGGTGATCGTGGAGACGGTCCAAAAGGTGGCCAAGGGCGGCAAGAACACGGGCGTCCATCTGCCCACCTTCAAGTCGGATGCCACCAAGGTGGTGTCCAAGGGCATGGGACTAAAGAAGGCCTACATTGGCAAGCAGAACCAGTTCAGCATCTGTGCCACCGATGCGG GCAACAACATCCTGTACGTGGGCATGTACGGACCAAAGGGACCCTGCGAGGAGTTCCACGTGAAGCACGCTGGCCACAACAACTACAATGTGCAGTATCTGGTGCGCGACCGCGGCCAGTACGTGCTCCTAATCAAGTGGGGCGAGGAGCATATACCCGGCTCCCCATTCCAGATCGATGTGTAG